Proteins encoded together in one Prionailurus viverrinus isolate Anna chromosome B1, UM_Priviv_1.0, whole genome shotgun sequence window:
- the TRMT9B gene encoding probable tRNA methyltransferase 9B isoform X3, which yields MARVLVPGGQLMIYVWAMEQKNRHFEKQDVLVPWNRALCSQLFSDSSQPGRKQQCGHPERSHPYHPPCSVCSCSVCFKEQGHSKRSHSMDYEPMMARACCANISEEGEEENGFYNTFGKSFRSWFFSRSLDESTLRKQVERVRPLKTTEAWASSTISIQPSRQSSLDLDRQEPLSTREQTSDEDVFVETSQKQLEWLRAPATKKHLRGGQQREVRRNGDGNFLESTNTNANRVNAGDVEEGDPSSKILRRISAVDSTDSNPDATISVEEQQPDVLDSRALMRYYHVFREGELYGLLKENVSELHVLSSGNDHGNWCIIAEKKDNCD from the coding sequence ATGGCCAGGGTCTTAGTTCCTGGAGGCCAGCTGATGATTTATGTTTGGGCCATGGAACAAAAGAACCGGCACTTTGAGAAGCAAGATGTGCTTGTCCCGTGGAACAGGGCCTTATGCTCCCAGCTCTTCTCAGACTCCAGCCAGCCTGGGAGAAAACAGCAGTGTGGACATCCAGAAAGAAGCCATCCCTACCATCCTCCTTGTTCTGTCTGTAGCTGCTCTGTTTGTTTTAAAGAGCAAGGTCATTCCAAACGGTCCCACAGCATGGACTATGAACCAATGATGGCCAGAGCCTGTTGTGCAAATATCtctgaggaaggagaggaagaaaatggattctATAACACATTCGGAAAATCTTTTCGTTCCTGGTTTTTCTCTAGGTCTTTGGATGAGTCAACTCTGAGGAAGCAAGTTGAGAGAGTGAGGCCCCTGAAGACTACAGAGGCTTGGGCCAGTAGCACCATATCGATTCAGCCTTCCAGACAATCCAGTTTAGACTTAGATCGCCAAGAGCCATTGTCAACAAGAGAGCAAACTTCAGATGAAGATGTGTTTGTGGAGACTTCGCAAAAACAGTTGGAGTGGCTGAGAGCACCAGCCACAAAGAAACATCTGCGTGGAGGCCAGCAAAGAGAAGTTAGGAGAAATGGAGATGGGAATTTTCTGGAAAGCACCAACACCAATGCGAATCGTGTGAATGCAGGTGATGTAGAAGAAGGCGACCCTTCTAGTAAAATACTGAGAAGGATTTCTGCAGTCGACTCCACAGATTCCAACCCAGATGCCACAATTTCTGTCGAAGAACAACAGCCCGACGTTTTGGATTCCAGAGCCTTGATGCGCTATTACCATGTGTTTCGAGAGGGCGAGCTCTACGGCCTGCTGAAGGAGAACGTGTCGGAGCTGCATGTTCTGAGCTCCGGGAACGATCATGGCAACTGGTGTATCATTGCCGAGAAAAAGGACAACTGCGATTGA
- the TRMT9B gene encoding probable tRNA methyltransferase 9B isoform X1 — translation MDHEAAQLEKQHVHDVYEGTAPYFNDLQSKAWPRVRQFLQEQKPGSLIADIGCGTGKYLKVNSQVYTLGCDYCGPLVEIARSRGCEVMVCDNLHLPFRDQGFDAIISIGVIHHFSTKQRRIRAIKEMARVLVPGGQLMIYVWAMEQKNRHFEKQDVLVPWNRALCSQLFSDSSQPGRKQQCGHPERSHPYHPPCSVCSCSVCFKEQGHSKRSHSMDYEPMMARACCANISEEGEEENGFYNTFGKSFRSWFFSRSLDESTLRKQVERVRPLKTTEAWASSTISIQPSRQSSLDLDRQEPLSTREQTSDEDVFVETSQKQLEWLRAPATKKHLRGGQQREVRRNGDGNFLESTNTNANRVNAGDVEEGDPSSKILRRISAVDSTDSNPDATISVEEQQPDVLDSRALMRYYHVFREGELYGLLKENVSELHVLSSGNDHGNWCIIAEKKDNCD, via the exons ATGGATCATGAAGCTGCCCAGCTGGAAAAGCAGCACGTACATGATGTGTATGAGGGCACCGCACCTTACTTCAATGACCTGCAGAGCAAAGCCTGGCCTCGCGTCCGTCAGTTCCTCCAGGAGCAGAAGCCGGGCAGCCTCATCGCTGACATAG GTTGTGGGACTGGAAAGTATCTTAAAGTGAACAGCCAGGTGTACACCCTGGGCTGTGACTACTGCGGGCCATTGGTAGAGATTGCCCGGAGTAGAGGATGTGAAGTCATGGTATGTGACAACCTTCATCTCCCCTTTAGGGATCAGGGCTTCGATGCCATCATCTCCATAGGAG tcatCCATCATTTTTCTACAAAACAGAGAAGAATCAGAGCAATAAAAGAAATGGCCAGGGTCTTAGTTCCTGGAGGCCAGCTGATGATTTATGTTTGGGCCATGGAACAAAAGAACCGGCACTTTGAGAAGCAAGATGTGCTTGTCCCGTGGAACAGGGCCTTATGCTCCCAGCTCTTCTCAGACTCCAGCCAGCCTGGGAGAAAACAGCAGTGTGGACATCCAGAAAGAAGCCATCCCTACCATCCTCCTTGTTCTGTCTGTAGCTGCTCTGTTTGTTTTAAAGAGCAAGGTCATTCCAAACGGTCCCACAGCATGGACTATGAACCAATGATGGCCAGAGCCTGTTGTGCAAATATCtctgaggaaggagaggaagaaaatggattctATAACACATTCGGAAAATCTTTTCGTTCCTGGTTTTTCTCTAGGTCTTTGGATGAGTCAACTCTGAGGAAGCAAGTTGAGAGAGTGAGGCCCCTGAAGACTACAGAGGCTTGGGCCAGTAGCACCATATCGATTCAGCCTTCCAGACAATCCAGTTTAGACTTAGATCGCCAAGAGCCATTGTCAACAAGAGAGCAAACTTCAGATGAAGATGTGTTTGTGGAGACTTCGCAAAAACAGTTGGAGTGGCTGAGAGCACCAGCCACAAAGAAACATCTGCGTGGAGGCCAGCAAAGAGAAGTTAGGAGAAATGGAGATGGGAATTTTCTGGAAAGCACCAACACCAATGCGAATCGTGTGAATGCAGGTGATGTAGAAGAAGGCGACCCTTCTAGTAAAATACTGAGAAGGATTTCTGCAGTCGACTCCACAGATTCCAACCCAGATGCCACAATTTCTGTCGAAGAACAACAGCCCGACGTTTTGGATTCCAGAGCCTTGATGCGCTATTACCATGTGTTTCGAGAGGGCGAGCTCTACGGCCTGCTGAAGGAGAACGTGTCGGAGCTGCATGTTCTGAGCTCCGGGAACGATCATGGCAACTGGTGTATCATTGCCGAGAAAAAGGACAACTGCGATTGA
- the TRMT9B gene encoding probable tRNA methyltransferase 9B isoform X2, whose amino-acid sequence MDHEAAQLEKQHVHDVYEGTAPYFNDLQSKAWPRVRQFLQEQKPGSLIADIVIHHFSTKQRRIRAIKEMARVLVPGGQLMIYVWAMEQKNRHFEKQDVLVPWNRALCSQLFSDSSQPGRKQQCGHPERSHPYHPPCSVCSCSVCFKEQGHSKRSHSMDYEPMMARACCANISEEGEEENGFYNTFGKSFRSWFFSRSLDESTLRKQVERVRPLKTTEAWASSTISIQPSRQSSLDLDRQEPLSTREQTSDEDVFVETSQKQLEWLRAPATKKHLRGGQQREVRRNGDGNFLESTNTNANRVNAGDVEEGDPSSKILRRISAVDSTDSNPDATISVEEQQPDVLDSRALMRYYHVFREGELYGLLKENVSELHVLSSGNDHGNWCIIAEKKDNCD is encoded by the exons ATGGATCATGAAGCTGCCCAGCTGGAAAAGCAGCACGTACATGATGTGTATGAGGGCACCGCACCTTACTTCAATGACCTGCAGAGCAAAGCCTGGCCTCGCGTCCGTCAGTTCCTCCAGGAGCAGAAGCCGGGCAGCCTCATCGCTGACATAG tcatCCATCATTTTTCTACAAAACAGAGAAGAATCAGAGCAATAAAAGAAATGGCCAGGGTCTTAGTTCCTGGAGGCCAGCTGATGATTTATGTTTGGGCCATGGAACAAAAGAACCGGCACTTTGAGAAGCAAGATGTGCTTGTCCCGTGGAACAGGGCCTTATGCTCCCAGCTCTTCTCAGACTCCAGCCAGCCTGGGAGAAAACAGCAGTGTGGACATCCAGAAAGAAGCCATCCCTACCATCCTCCTTGTTCTGTCTGTAGCTGCTCTGTTTGTTTTAAAGAGCAAGGTCATTCCAAACGGTCCCACAGCATGGACTATGAACCAATGATGGCCAGAGCCTGTTGTGCAAATATCtctgaggaaggagaggaagaaaatggattctATAACACATTCGGAAAATCTTTTCGTTCCTGGTTTTTCTCTAGGTCTTTGGATGAGTCAACTCTGAGGAAGCAAGTTGAGAGAGTGAGGCCCCTGAAGACTACAGAGGCTTGGGCCAGTAGCACCATATCGATTCAGCCTTCCAGACAATCCAGTTTAGACTTAGATCGCCAAGAGCCATTGTCAACAAGAGAGCAAACTTCAGATGAAGATGTGTTTGTGGAGACTTCGCAAAAACAGTTGGAGTGGCTGAGAGCACCAGCCACAAAGAAACATCTGCGTGGAGGCCAGCAAAGAGAAGTTAGGAGAAATGGAGATGGGAATTTTCTGGAAAGCACCAACACCAATGCGAATCGTGTGAATGCAGGTGATGTAGAAGAAGGCGACCCTTCTAGTAAAATACTGAGAAGGATTTCTGCAGTCGACTCCACAGATTCCAACCCAGATGCCACAATTTCTGTCGAAGAACAACAGCCCGACGTTTTGGATTCCAGAGCCTTGATGCGCTATTACCATGTGTTTCGAGAGGGCGAGCTCTACGGCCTGCTGAAGGAGAACGTGTCGGAGCTGCATGTTCTGAGCTCCGGGAACGATCATGGCAACTGGTGTATCATTGCCGAGAAAAAGGACAACTGCGATTGA